The Paraburkholderia caffeinilytica genome segment CGAAGCGATGAGCGCGGCGGGCTTCTGGGCGATGGCCGCGCCGCGTCGCTGGGGTGGCACCGGCACTTCGGCGACCACGATGGCGCGTGTCGGCAAGGAACTCGCGAAGGGCTGCTCGTCGACTGCATGGGTCTACAACATCCTTCACGGCACAACGTGGGTGGCGAGCCTTGGTCCGGATGCGTTGCAGGAAGCGATCTTCGGCGCTAACGCGGACACGCCGCGCATTTGCGGCGCGGTCAATCCGCCGGGAACCGCTATCGCAACGGACGGTGGTTACATTGTCAACGGGCGGTGGCCGTACTCATCCGGTTCACGGCACGCCAACTGGGGGCAATTCGGCTGCAACCTGCACAAGCCGGATGGTACGGTCGAGCCGGGCGGTTTCATGTATTTGCGCATGAGCGAGCTCACGATCGAAGACACGTGGTTCGTTGCCGGCATGAAGGGAACCGGCTCCGAGACCTGTGTGGCGCAAGATGTGTTTGTGCCGACCGAGCGCTTTTTCCATGTCGCAAAGCTGGGCGTCGGCAAGCACGGCGCGGACAAGAAGCATGTCGGCGAACCGTCCGACTTCTGGCCGTTCATGCCTTTTCTGCGTGCAACGGGTCACGGCATTCTGCTCGGCATTGCCGACGCGGTTCTTGAACGCGTCAAGACGGCCACAGGTAAGCCGATTATCTATACGTCATACACGCATCAACGGGATTCGTCAGTGGCACAGCGCGAGATCGGCGAGGCCGCTGCGAAAATTCGCGCCGCCGAACTGCTGATCGAAAGCAACACGCAACTCGTCGACCGGGCGGGCCTGTCGAGAATCCCACTGACAGCCGAAGAGCGGGCTCGCAGCAAAGGCGAAGGCGCGCTGACGGTCGATCTGCTCACCAGCGCGGTCGACAAACTGATGTTCATCGCGGGGGCTGGAGCATTTGCTGAATCGAACGACCTGCAGCGCATGTGGCGCGACCTGAATGTCGGCGCGCGCCACACGGCTAATCTGCCTTATGTCGGATACGAGATATTTGGCCGCTCACAACTCGGCTTCGAGACGAATATCTCGCCGCCGGACTTTATCTGATTGAACGTGCAGCAGCGTGCGGCATGCACGCCTTCGAATAGAACCCCATTCAGCTCCAAGGTATCGAGGACCCGTCATGCGTTTTTTCGAATTCATTCGCGATGGCAAGTTAGGTTTGGCAATTGGACAGGCCGACAGCGAACTTATCGGTTTGTGTGTCGGCGATGCTGGCTACCCAGGCTCGCTTGCAAGTCTCATCGAGGCGGGACCCGAGTCGCTCGCCGCGGCCGCGAGGACTTTGCGCAACGGCGCGCCGATTGCGCTCGACAAGGTTCTGCTACTGCCGCCGGTGCGCGAGCCGGGCAAGATCATCTGCCTCGGCCTGAACTATGCCGACCACGCGAAGGAGGGCGGCTTCGACATTCCCGCGTATCCGACGATCTTCGCGCGCTTCGCATCAAGCTTGATCGGGCATGGCGCGCCGATCGTCCGACCCAAGGTATCCACGCTGCTCGACTACGAAGCCGAACTGGTGGCGATCGTCGGTAAGGGAGGCCGAAATATCCCGAAAGAGCGTGCACTTGAGCACGTGGCGGGCTACTCGATCTTCAACGATGCGTCGATTCGCGACTATCAGTTGCGGACGCCTCAATGGACCGTCGGGAAGAACTTTGATGGCACAGGTGCGTTCGGCCCGTGTTTCGTAACCGCAGATGAATTGCCGCCTGGCGCGAGCGGCCTGAAGATCACGGCCCGGCTCAATGGCGAAGTAGTGCAGCGGTCGTCCACGGATCAGTTGATTTTCGACGTTGCGTCGATCGTCGCGCTGCTCAGCGAAGCGATGACGCTTGAAAGCGGCGATGTGATCGTCACCGGCACGCCTTCCGGCGTCGGCCACGCGCGCTCGCCTGCGCTTTACATGAAAGCGGGCGACGTGTGCGAGGTGGAGATCGAACAGATCGGCGTGTTGCGAAATCCTGTCGTAGACGCTTAGACGAATCCCATATCGCCCTCAGGGACCGACTGGCCAGGATCAGGCCAGCGGTTTCGCAACATGGTGGAGACGGCCGTGACAACTGCCTTGCACGAAGAATGTCCGCTGCGACGCGAAGGCGCGCTTGGGGTTCATTCGCTCGATCATTTTAGACTTGCCGTGCCGGATCTCGGCGAGGCGCGAGATTTTTTTTCGGCATTCGGTCTCGACGTGCGCGCTACCGGAGGCGGCCTCGATCTGCATGCGGAAGGTGGGCCACACAGGTGGGCGACGCTTGTCGAAGGATCGCACAAACGCCTGCATTCGGTTTCGTTCGGTGCCTTCGCAGAGGACCTTCACGCGTTGCGCGCGCGGCTCGTGTCGCTCGATATCGAATGGCAGGGCGCATCATCGGAAGACAGCATCTGGCTGCGCGACCCTGCGGGCAACCTGATCGAAATCCGGGCTGCCGGGCGCGCCGCGCCGCGTGAAAAATCATCGTATTCCGAATGGCCAGCAGCATCCGCATTGCGCGGCGCGACGAGCCGCAGTCTCGCGCCGAAAGTCCGGCCGCGACGCCTCGCCCACCTCGCGCTGTTCACGCCGGACGTGAGCCGCACGATCGCTTTCTACGAAGCCGCACTCGG includes the following:
- a CDS encoding acyl-CoA dehydrogenase family protein, with product MLTKVNPDAGYNDAVEGELLERAREMRPLLLRNAPLHERERRLSAEVIEAMSAAGFWAMAAPRRWGGTGTSATTMARVGKELAKGCSSTAWVYNILHGTTWVASLGPDALQEAIFGANADTPRICGAVNPPGTAIATDGGYIVNGRWPYSSGSRHANWGQFGCNLHKPDGTVEPGGFMYLRMSELTIEDTWFVAGMKGTGSETCVAQDVFVPTERFFHVAKLGVGKHGADKKHVGEPSDFWPFMPFLRATGHGILLGIADAVLERVKTATGKPIIYTSYTHQRDSSVAQREIGEAAAKIRAAELLIESNTQLVDRAGLSRIPLTAEERARSKGEGALTVDLLTSAVDKLMFIAGAGAFAESNDLQRMWRDLNVGARHTANLPYVGYEIFGRSQLGFETNISPPDFI
- a CDS encoding fumarylacetoacetate hydrolase family protein; its protein translation is MRFFEFIRDGKLGLAIGQADSELIGLCVGDAGYPGSLASLIEAGPESLAAAARTLRNGAPIALDKVLLLPPVREPGKIICLGLNYADHAKEGGFDIPAYPTIFARFASSLIGHGAPIVRPKVSTLLDYEAELVAIVGKGGRNIPKERALEHVAGYSIFNDASIRDYQLRTPQWTVGKNFDGTGAFGPCFVTADELPPGASGLKITARLNGEVVQRSSTDQLIFDVASIVALLSEAMTLESGDVIVTGTPSGVGHARSPALYMKAGDVCEVEIEQIGVLRNPVVDA
- a CDS encoding VOC family protein, which translates into the protein MTTALHEECPLRREGALGVHSLDHFRLAVPDLGEARDFFSAFGLDVRATGGGLDLHAEGGPHRWATLVEGSHKRLHSVSFGAFAEDLHALRARLVSLDIEWQGASSEDSIWLRDPAGNLIEIRAAGRAAPREKSSYSEWPAASALRGATSRSLAPKVRPRRLAHLALFTPDVSRTIAFYEAALGLRLSDRSADAVAFMHAPHGSEHHLIALVRSDGPGLHHSSWDTGSVQEIGLGAMQMADAGYRLGWGLGRHVLGSNYFHYVRDPWGSYAEYSAGMDYIPADVEWVGTDQPVHDSMYLWGPSVPEDFVTNYETAR